In Equus przewalskii isolate Varuska chromosome 6, EquPr2, whole genome shotgun sequence, one DNA window encodes the following:
- the HYOU1 gene encoding hypoxia up-regulated protein 1 isoform X1, whose product MAATVRRQRSRPRRLACWALMAVLLADLLALSDTLAVMSVDLGSESMKVAIVKPGVPMEIVLNKESRRKTPVTVTLKENERFFGDSAASMAIKNPKATLRYFQHLLGKQEDNPHVALYRARFPEHELGFDPQRQTVHFKISPQLQFSPEEVLGMVLNYSRSLAEDFAEQPIKDAVITVPAFFNQAERRAVLQAARMAGLKVLQLINDNTATALSYGVFRRKDINTTAQNIMFYDMGSGSTVCTIVTYQTVKTKEAGMQPQLQIRGVGFDRTLGGLEMELRLREHLARLFSEQRKGQKAKDVRENPRAMAKLLREANRLKTVLSANADHMAQIEGLMDDVDFKAKVTRVEFEELCADLFERVPGPVQQALQSAQMNLDEIEQVILVGGATRVPKVQEVLMKAVGKEELGKNINADEAAAMGAVYQAAALSKAFKVKPFVVRDAVVYPILVEFTREVEEEPGVRSLKHNKRVLFSRMGPYPQRKVITFNRYSHDFNFHINYGDLGFLGPEDLRVFGSQNLTTVKLKGVGESFKKYPDHESKGIKAHFNLDESGVLSLDRVESVFETLVEDSPEEESTLTKLGNTISSLFGGGTTPDTKENGTDTVQEEEESPAEGSKDEPGEQAELKEEAEAPTEDTSQPPPAEPKGGAAPEGEKPTEKENGEKSEAQKPSEKGEVGSEGVPPAAEEEKKQKPARKQRMVEEIGVELVVLDLPDLPEDELARSAQKLQDLTLRDLEKQEREKAANSLEAFIFETQDKLYQPEYQEVSTEEQREDISGRLSAASTWLEDEGFGATTVMLKEKLTELRKLCQGLFFRVEERKKWPERLSALDNLLNHSSIFLKGARLIPEMDQIFTEVEMTTLEKVINETWAWKNATVAEQAKLPATEKPVLLSKDIEAKMMALDREVQYLLNKAKFSKPRPRPKDKNGTRAEPPLNASASDQEEKVIPPPGETEDAKPVSEPEKETQSEPADAEPLELGGPGSVESERKEQPTGQKPTLKNDEL is encoded by the exons ATGGCAGCCAcggtcaggaggcagaggtcGAGGCCAAGGAGGCTAGCCTGTTGGGCCTTGATGGCTGTGCTCTTGGCAGACCTGTTGGCACTGAGTG ACACGTTGGCAGTGATGTCTGTGGACCTGGGCAGCGAATCCATGAAGGTGGCCATCGTCAAACCTGGAGTGCCCATGGAAATTGTCTTAAACAA GGAATCCCGGAGGAAAACCCCAGTGACTGTGAccctgaaagaaaatgaaagattctTTGGAGACAGTGCAGCAAGCATG GCTATCAAGAATCCAAAAGCTACGCTGCGTTACTTTCAGCACCTCCTGGGGAAGCAGGAAGATAACCCCCATGTGGCCCTTTACAGAGCCCGTTTCCCAGAGCATGAGCTAGGCTTCGACCCACAAAGGCAGACTGTGCACTTCAAAATCAGCCC gcagCTGCAGTTCTCACCCGAGGAGGTACTGGGCATGGTTCTCAATTACTCTCGTTCCCTGGCTGAAGATTTTGCAG AGCAGCCCATCAAGGATGCAGTGATCACCGTGCCAGCCTTCTTCAATCAGGCTGAGCGCCGGGCCGTGTTGCAGGCTGCCCGCATGGCCGGCCTCAAAGTGCTACAGCTCATCAATGACAACACTGCCACTGCCCTCAGCTATGGGGTCTTCCGCCGGAAAGATATCAACACCACTGCCCAG AATATCATGTTCTATGACATGGGCTCGGGCAGCACTGTGTGCACCATCGTGACCTACCAGACAGTGAAGACGAAGGAGGCGGGGATGCAGCCACAGCTGCAGATCCGGGGAGTGGG GTTTGACCGCACCCTGGGGGGTCTGGAGATGGAGCTCCGGCTGCGTGAACACCTGGCCAGGCTTTTCAGTGAGCAGCGCAAGGGCCAGAAGGCAAAGGATGTGCGGGAGAACCCCCGGGCCATGGCCAAGCTGCTACGGGAGGCTAATCGACTCAAAACCGTGCTGAGTGCCAATGCTGACCACATGGCACAG ATCGAGGGCCTGATGGACGATGTGGACTTCAAGGCAAAAGTGACTCGAGTGGAGTTTGAAGAGTTGTGTGCAGATTTATTTGAGCGAGTGCCTGGGCCTGTGCAGCAGGCCCTGCAGAGTGCTCAAATGAATTTG GATGAGATTGAGCAGGTGATCCTGGTGGGCGGGGCCACTCGGGTCCCCAAAGTTCAGGAGGTGCTGATGAAGGCTGTGGGCAA ggaggagctgggaaagAACATCAATGCAGACGAAGCAGCCGCTATGGGGGCTGTGTACCAGGCAGCCGCACTCAGCAAAGCCTTCAAGGTGAAGCCGTTTGTAGTCCGAGATGCGGTGGTCTACCCCATCCTG GTGGAGTTCACAAGAGAGGTGGAAGAGGAGCCTGGGGTTCGCAGCCTGAAGCACAATAAGCGTGTTCTCTTCTCCCGGATGGGGCCCTACCCTCAACGCAAAGTCATCACCTTTAACCGCTACAGCCATGATTTCAACTTCCACATCAACTATGGTGACCTGGGCTTCCTGGGGCCTGAGGATCTTCg GGTATTTGGCTCCCAGAATCTAACCACAGTGAAGCTAAAAGGTGTGGGCGAGAGCTTCAAGAAGTATCCTGACCACGAGTCCAAGGGCATCAAGGCTCACTTCAACCTGGATGAGAGCGGTGTGCTCAGCCTAGACAGG GTGGAGTCTGTGTTTGAGACCCTGGTGGAGGACAGCCCTGAAGAGGAATCTACTCTGACCA AACTTGGCAACACAATCTCCAGCCTGTTTGGAGGTGGTACCACACCAGATACTAAAGAGAATGGTACTGACACTGTCCAG gaggaagaggagagtccTGCTGAGGGCAGCAAAGATGAGCCCGGAGAGCAAGCGGAGCtcaaggaggaagctgaggccccaaCGGAGGATACCTCTCAGCCCCCACCCGCTGAGCCTAAGGGGGGTGCAGCCCCTGAGGGAGAAAAgcccacagaaaaagaaaatggggagaaGTCTGAGGCCCAG AAGCCAAGTGAGAAGGGAGAGGTAGGGTCTGAGGGTGTCCCTCCAGCcgcagaggaagaaaagaaacagaagcctGCGCGGAAGCAGAGGATGGTGGAGGAGATTGGGGTGGAGCTGGTTGTTCTGGACCTGCCCGATTTGCCCGAGGACGAGCTGGCTCGCTCGGCGCAGAA GCTTCAGGACTTGACACTCCGAGACTTAGAGAAGCAGGAGCGGGAGAAAGCTGCCAACAGCTTGGAAGCTTTCATCTTTGAGACCCAG GACAAGCTGTACCAACCTGAGTACCAGGAAGTGTCCACCGAGGAACAGCGTGAGGACATCTCTGGGAGACTCAGTGCTGCTTCCACCTGGCTGGAGGACGAGGGCTTTGGGGCCACCACAGTG ATGTTGAAGGAGAAGCTGACTGAGCTGAGGAAGCTGTGCCAAGGGTTGTTTTTTCGGGTAGAAGAGCGCAAGAAGTGGCCTGAACGGCTGTCTGCCCTCGATAATCTCCTCAACCATTCCAGCATATTCCTCAA GGGGGCCCGGCTCATCCCCGAGATGGACCAGATCTTCACTGAGGTGGAAATGACAACCTTAGAGAAAGTCATCAATGAGACCTGG GCCTGGAAGAATGCAACTGTGGCTGAGCAGGCCAAGCTTCCCGCCACAGAGAAGCCCGTGTTGCTCTCAAAAGACATTGAGGCCAAGATGATGGCCCTGGACCGCGAGGTGCAGTATCTGCTCAATAAGGCCAAGTTTTCCAAGCCCCGGCCCCGGCCCAAGGACAAGAATGGGACCCGGGCAGAGCCTCCCCTCAATGCCAGTGCCAGTGACCAGGAAGAGAAGGTCATCCCTCCACCAG GCGAGACTGAAGATGCAAAGCCCGTTTCAGAACCTGAGAAAGAGACTC aatctgaaccagcagacGCTGAACCTCTGGAGTTAGGAGGTCCTGGATCAG TAGAATCTGAACGGAAGGAGCAGCCGACAGGACAGAAGCCAACTTTGAAGAATGATGAACTATAA
- the HYOU1 gene encoding hypoxia up-regulated protein 1 isoform X2, translated as MAATVRRQRSRPRRLACWALMAVLLADLLALSDTLAVMSVDLGSESMKVAIVKPGVPMEIVLNKESRRKTPVTVTLKENERFFGDSAASMAIKNPKATLRYFQHLLGKQEDNPHVALYRARFPEHELGFDPQRQTVHFKISPQLQFSPEEVLGMVLNYSRSLAEDFAEQPIKDAVITVPAFFNQAERRAVLQAARMAGLKVLQLINDNTATALSYGVFRRKDINTTAQNIMFYDMGSGSTVCTIVTYQTVKTKEAGMQPQLQIRGVGFDRTLGGLEMELRLREHLARLFSEQRKGQKAKDVRENPRAMAKLLREANRLKTVLSANADHMAQIEGLMDDVDFKAKVTRVEFEELCADLFERVPGPVQQALQSAQMNLDEIEQVILVGGATRVPKVQEVLMKAVGKEELGKNINADEAAAMGAVYQAAALSKAFKVKPFVVRDAVVYPILVEFTREVEEEPGVRSLKHNKRVLFSRMGPYPQRKVITFNRYSHDFNFHINYGDLGFLGPEDLRVFGSQNLTTVKLKGVGESFKKYPDHESKGIKAHFNLDESGVLSLDRVESVFETLVEDSPEEESTLTKLGNTISSLFGGGTTPDTKENGTDTVQEEEESPAEGSKDEPGEQAELKEEAEAPTEDTSQPPPAEPKGGAAPEGEKPTEKENGEKSEAQKPSEKGEVGSEGVPPAAEEEKKQKPARKQRMVEEIGVELVVLDLPDLPEDELARSAQKLQDLTLRDLEKQEREKAANSLEAFIFETQDKLYQPEYQEVSTEEQREDISGRLSAASTWLEDEGFGATTVMLKEKLTELRKLCQGLFFRVEERKKWPERLSALDNLLNHSSIFLKGARLIPEMDQIFTEVEMTTLEKVINETWAWKNATVAEQAKLPATEKPVLLSKDIEAKMMALDREVQYLLNKAKFSKPRPRPKDKNGTRAEPPLNASASDQEEKVIPPPGETEDAKPVSEPEKETQSEPADAEPLELGGPGSESERKEQPTGQKPTLKNDEL; from the exons ATGGCAGCCAcggtcaggaggcagaggtcGAGGCCAAGGAGGCTAGCCTGTTGGGCCTTGATGGCTGTGCTCTTGGCAGACCTGTTGGCACTGAGTG ACACGTTGGCAGTGATGTCTGTGGACCTGGGCAGCGAATCCATGAAGGTGGCCATCGTCAAACCTGGAGTGCCCATGGAAATTGTCTTAAACAA GGAATCCCGGAGGAAAACCCCAGTGACTGTGAccctgaaagaaaatgaaagattctTTGGAGACAGTGCAGCAAGCATG GCTATCAAGAATCCAAAAGCTACGCTGCGTTACTTTCAGCACCTCCTGGGGAAGCAGGAAGATAACCCCCATGTGGCCCTTTACAGAGCCCGTTTCCCAGAGCATGAGCTAGGCTTCGACCCACAAAGGCAGACTGTGCACTTCAAAATCAGCCC gcagCTGCAGTTCTCACCCGAGGAGGTACTGGGCATGGTTCTCAATTACTCTCGTTCCCTGGCTGAAGATTTTGCAG AGCAGCCCATCAAGGATGCAGTGATCACCGTGCCAGCCTTCTTCAATCAGGCTGAGCGCCGGGCCGTGTTGCAGGCTGCCCGCATGGCCGGCCTCAAAGTGCTACAGCTCATCAATGACAACACTGCCACTGCCCTCAGCTATGGGGTCTTCCGCCGGAAAGATATCAACACCACTGCCCAG AATATCATGTTCTATGACATGGGCTCGGGCAGCACTGTGTGCACCATCGTGACCTACCAGACAGTGAAGACGAAGGAGGCGGGGATGCAGCCACAGCTGCAGATCCGGGGAGTGGG GTTTGACCGCACCCTGGGGGGTCTGGAGATGGAGCTCCGGCTGCGTGAACACCTGGCCAGGCTTTTCAGTGAGCAGCGCAAGGGCCAGAAGGCAAAGGATGTGCGGGAGAACCCCCGGGCCATGGCCAAGCTGCTACGGGAGGCTAATCGACTCAAAACCGTGCTGAGTGCCAATGCTGACCACATGGCACAG ATCGAGGGCCTGATGGACGATGTGGACTTCAAGGCAAAAGTGACTCGAGTGGAGTTTGAAGAGTTGTGTGCAGATTTATTTGAGCGAGTGCCTGGGCCTGTGCAGCAGGCCCTGCAGAGTGCTCAAATGAATTTG GATGAGATTGAGCAGGTGATCCTGGTGGGCGGGGCCACTCGGGTCCCCAAAGTTCAGGAGGTGCTGATGAAGGCTGTGGGCAA ggaggagctgggaaagAACATCAATGCAGACGAAGCAGCCGCTATGGGGGCTGTGTACCAGGCAGCCGCACTCAGCAAAGCCTTCAAGGTGAAGCCGTTTGTAGTCCGAGATGCGGTGGTCTACCCCATCCTG GTGGAGTTCACAAGAGAGGTGGAAGAGGAGCCTGGGGTTCGCAGCCTGAAGCACAATAAGCGTGTTCTCTTCTCCCGGATGGGGCCCTACCCTCAACGCAAAGTCATCACCTTTAACCGCTACAGCCATGATTTCAACTTCCACATCAACTATGGTGACCTGGGCTTCCTGGGGCCTGAGGATCTTCg GGTATTTGGCTCCCAGAATCTAACCACAGTGAAGCTAAAAGGTGTGGGCGAGAGCTTCAAGAAGTATCCTGACCACGAGTCCAAGGGCATCAAGGCTCACTTCAACCTGGATGAGAGCGGTGTGCTCAGCCTAGACAGG GTGGAGTCTGTGTTTGAGACCCTGGTGGAGGACAGCCCTGAAGAGGAATCTACTCTGACCA AACTTGGCAACACAATCTCCAGCCTGTTTGGAGGTGGTACCACACCAGATACTAAAGAGAATGGTACTGACACTGTCCAG gaggaagaggagagtccTGCTGAGGGCAGCAAAGATGAGCCCGGAGAGCAAGCGGAGCtcaaggaggaagctgaggccccaaCGGAGGATACCTCTCAGCCCCCACCCGCTGAGCCTAAGGGGGGTGCAGCCCCTGAGGGAGAAAAgcccacagaaaaagaaaatggggagaaGTCTGAGGCCCAG AAGCCAAGTGAGAAGGGAGAGGTAGGGTCTGAGGGTGTCCCTCCAGCcgcagaggaagaaaagaaacagaagcctGCGCGGAAGCAGAGGATGGTGGAGGAGATTGGGGTGGAGCTGGTTGTTCTGGACCTGCCCGATTTGCCCGAGGACGAGCTGGCTCGCTCGGCGCAGAA GCTTCAGGACTTGACACTCCGAGACTTAGAGAAGCAGGAGCGGGAGAAAGCTGCCAACAGCTTGGAAGCTTTCATCTTTGAGACCCAG GACAAGCTGTACCAACCTGAGTACCAGGAAGTGTCCACCGAGGAACAGCGTGAGGACATCTCTGGGAGACTCAGTGCTGCTTCCACCTGGCTGGAGGACGAGGGCTTTGGGGCCACCACAGTG ATGTTGAAGGAGAAGCTGACTGAGCTGAGGAAGCTGTGCCAAGGGTTGTTTTTTCGGGTAGAAGAGCGCAAGAAGTGGCCTGAACGGCTGTCTGCCCTCGATAATCTCCTCAACCATTCCAGCATATTCCTCAA GGGGGCCCGGCTCATCCCCGAGATGGACCAGATCTTCACTGAGGTGGAAATGACAACCTTAGAGAAAGTCATCAATGAGACCTGG GCCTGGAAGAATGCAACTGTGGCTGAGCAGGCCAAGCTTCCCGCCACAGAGAAGCCCGTGTTGCTCTCAAAAGACATTGAGGCCAAGATGATGGCCCTGGACCGCGAGGTGCAGTATCTGCTCAATAAGGCCAAGTTTTCCAAGCCCCGGCCCCGGCCCAAGGACAAGAATGGGACCCGGGCAGAGCCTCCCCTCAATGCCAGTGCCAGTGACCAGGAAGAGAAGGTCATCCCTCCACCAG GCGAGACTGAAGATGCAAAGCCCGTTTCAGAACCTGAGAAAGAGACTC aatctgaaccagcagacGCTGAACCTCTGGAGTTAGGAGGTCCTGGATCAG AATCTGAACGGAAGGAGCAGCCGACAGGACAGAAGCCAACTTTGAAGAATGATGAACTATAA
- the HYOU1 gene encoding hypoxia up-regulated protein 1 isoform X3, whose amino-acid sequence MAATVRRQRSRPRRLACWALMAVLLADLLALSDTLAVMSVDLGSESMKVAIVKPGVPMEIVLNKESRRKTPVTVTLKENERFFGDSAASMAIKNPKATLRYFQHLLGKQEDNPHVALYRARFPEHELGFDPQRQTVHFKISPQLQFSPEEVLGMVLNYSRSLAEDFAEQPIKDAVITVPAFFNQAERRAVLQAARMAGLKVLQLINDNTATALSYGVFRRKDINTTAQNIMFYDMGSGSTVCTIVTYQTVKTKEAGMQPQLQIRGVGFDRTLGGLEMELRLREHLARLFSEQRKGQKAKDVRENPRAMAKLLREANRLKTVLSANADHMAQIEGLMDDVDFKAKVTRVEFEELCADLFERVPGPVQQALQSAQMNLDEIEQVILVGGATRVPKVQEVLMKAVGKEELGKNINADEAAAMGAVYQAAALSKAFKVKPFVVRDAVVYPILVEFTREVEEEPGVRSLKHNKRVLFSRMGPYPQRKVITFNRYSHDFNFHINYGDLGFLGPEDLRVFGSQNLTTVKLKGVGESFKKYPDHESKGIKAHFNLDESGVLSLDRVESVFETLVEDSPEEESTLTKLGNTISSLFGGGTTPDTKENGTDTVQEEEESPAEGSKDEPGEQAELKEEAEAPTEDTSQPPPAEPKGGAAPEGEKPTEKENGEKSEAQPSEKGEVGSEGVPPAAEEEKKQKPARKQRMVEEIGVELVVLDLPDLPEDELARSAQKLQDLTLRDLEKQEREKAANSLEAFIFETQDKLYQPEYQEVSTEEQREDISGRLSAASTWLEDEGFGATTVMLKEKLTELRKLCQGLFFRVEERKKWPERLSALDNLLNHSSIFLKGARLIPEMDQIFTEVEMTTLEKVINETWAWKNATVAEQAKLPATEKPVLLSKDIEAKMMALDREVQYLLNKAKFSKPRPRPKDKNGTRAEPPLNASASDQEEKVIPPPGETEDAKPVSEPEKETQSEPADAEPLELGGPGSVESERKEQPTGQKPTLKNDEL is encoded by the exons ATGGCAGCCAcggtcaggaggcagaggtcGAGGCCAAGGAGGCTAGCCTGTTGGGCCTTGATGGCTGTGCTCTTGGCAGACCTGTTGGCACTGAGTG ACACGTTGGCAGTGATGTCTGTGGACCTGGGCAGCGAATCCATGAAGGTGGCCATCGTCAAACCTGGAGTGCCCATGGAAATTGTCTTAAACAA GGAATCCCGGAGGAAAACCCCAGTGACTGTGAccctgaaagaaaatgaaagattctTTGGAGACAGTGCAGCAAGCATG GCTATCAAGAATCCAAAAGCTACGCTGCGTTACTTTCAGCACCTCCTGGGGAAGCAGGAAGATAACCCCCATGTGGCCCTTTACAGAGCCCGTTTCCCAGAGCATGAGCTAGGCTTCGACCCACAAAGGCAGACTGTGCACTTCAAAATCAGCCC gcagCTGCAGTTCTCACCCGAGGAGGTACTGGGCATGGTTCTCAATTACTCTCGTTCCCTGGCTGAAGATTTTGCAG AGCAGCCCATCAAGGATGCAGTGATCACCGTGCCAGCCTTCTTCAATCAGGCTGAGCGCCGGGCCGTGTTGCAGGCTGCCCGCATGGCCGGCCTCAAAGTGCTACAGCTCATCAATGACAACACTGCCACTGCCCTCAGCTATGGGGTCTTCCGCCGGAAAGATATCAACACCACTGCCCAG AATATCATGTTCTATGACATGGGCTCGGGCAGCACTGTGTGCACCATCGTGACCTACCAGACAGTGAAGACGAAGGAGGCGGGGATGCAGCCACAGCTGCAGATCCGGGGAGTGGG GTTTGACCGCACCCTGGGGGGTCTGGAGATGGAGCTCCGGCTGCGTGAACACCTGGCCAGGCTTTTCAGTGAGCAGCGCAAGGGCCAGAAGGCAAAGGATGTGCGGGAGAACCCCCGGGCCATGGCCAAGCTGCTACGGGAGGCTAATCGACTCAAAACCGTGCTGAGTGCCAATGCTGACCACATGGCACAG ATCGAGGGCCTGATGGACGATGTGGACTTCAAGGCAAAAGTGACTCGAGTGGAGTTTGAAGAGTTGTGTGCAGATTTATTTGAGCGAGTGCCTGGGCCTGTGCAGCAGGCCCTGCAGAGTGCTCAAATGAATTTG GATGAGATTGAGCAGGTGATCCTGGTGGGCGGGGCCACTCGGGTCCCCAAAGTTCAGGAGGTGCTGATGAAGGCTGTGGGCAA ggaggagctgggaaagAACATCAATGCAGACGAAGCAGCCGCTATGGGGGCTGTGTACCAGGCAGCCGCACTCAGCAAAGCCTTCAAGGTGAAGCCGTTTGTAGTCCGAGATGCGGTGGTCTACCCCATCCTG GTGGAGTTCACAAGAGAGGTGGAAGAGGAGCCTGGGGTTCGCAGCCTGAAGCACAATAAGCGTGTTCTCTTCTCCCGGATGGGGCCCTACCCTCAACGCAAAGTCATCACCTTTAACCGCTACAGCCATGATTTCAACTTCCACATCAACTATGGTGACCTGGGCTTCCTGGGGCCTGAGGATCTTCg GGTATTTGGCTCCCAGAATCTAACCACAGTGAAGCTAAAAGGTGTGGGCGAGAGCTTCAAGAAGTATCCTGACCACGAGTCCAAGGGCATCAAGGCTCACTTCAACCTGGATGAGAGCGGTGTGCTCAGCCTAGACAGG GTGGAGTCTGTGTTTGAGACCCTGGTGGAGGACAGCCCTGAAGAGGAATCTACTCTGACCA AACTTGGCAACACAATCTCCAGCCTGTTTGGAGGTGGTACCACACCAGATACTAAAGAGAATGGTACTGACACTGTCCAG gaggaagaggagagtccTGCTGAGGGCAGCAAAGATGAGCCCGGAGAGCAAGCGGAGCtcaaggaggaagctgaggccccaaCGGAGGATACCTCTCAGCCCCCACCCGCTGAGCCTAAGGGGGGTGCAGCCCCTGAGGGAGAAAAgcccacagaaaaagaaaatggggagaaGTCTGAGGCCCAG CCAAGTGAGAAGGGAGAGGTAGGGTCTGAGGGTGTCCCTCCAGCcgcagaggaagaaaagaaacagaagcctGCGCGGAAGCAGAGGATGGTGGAGGAGATTGGGGTGGAGCTGGTTGTTCTGGACCTGCCCGATTTGCCCGAGGACGAGCTGGCTCGCTCGGCGCAGAA GCTTCAGGACTTGACACTCCGAGACTTAGAGAAGCAGGAGCGGGAGAAAGCTGCCAACAGCTTGGAAGCTTTCATCTTTGAGACCCAG GACAAGCTGTACCAACCTGAGTACCAGGAAGTGTCCACCGAGGAACAGCGTGAGGACATCTCTGGGAGACTCAGTGCTGCTTCCACCTGGCTGGAGGACGAGGGCTTTGGGGCCACCACAGTG ATGTTGAAGGAGAAGCTGACTGAGCTGAGGAAGCTGTGCCAAGGGTTGTTTTTTCGGGTAGAAGAGCGCAAGAAGTGGCCTGAACGGCTGTCTGCCCTCGATAATCTCCTCAACCATTCCAGCATATTCCTCAA GGGGGCCCGGCTCATCCCCGAGATGGACCAGATCTTCACTGAGGTGGAAATGACAACCTTAGAGAAAGTCATCAATGAGACCTGG GCCTGGAAGAATGCAACTGTGGCTGAGCAGGCCAAGCTTCCCGCCACAGAGAAGCCCGTGTTGCTCTCAAAAGACATTGAGGCCAAGATGATGGCCCTGGACCGCGAGGTGCAGTATCTGCTCAATAAGGCCAAGTTTTCCAAGCCCCGGCCCCGGCCCAAGGACAAGAATGGGACCCGGGCAGAGCCTCCCCTCAATGCCAGTGCCAGTGACCAGGAAGAGAAGGTCATCCCTCCACCAG GCGAGACTGAAGATGCAAAGCCCGTTTCAGAACCTGAGAAAGAGACTC aatctgaaccagcagacGCTGAACCTCTGGAGTTAGGAGGTCCTGGATCAG TAGAATCTGAACGGAAGGAGCAGCCGACAGGACAGAAGCCAACTTTGAAGAATGATGAACTATAA